The genomic region TTCTCTAATTGAAGCGCATATCCCTCGGCAATGTCATCGCGGTCGGCCTGAATAGCAGACTTTACTTTTGCGGTAAGGTCTTGAATCAATTTCTCATTACGGTTCAGCTCTTTTTGGAGCATCAGTAAATTGGCTTTTACCGTAGCAATATTTTCATTCATCTGGGGAATTTGGTCGTTTAATTCCCGAATATTTTGCTCAAGAATGAGTTTTGGGTCTTCCATTGAGCTTATCAAGCCACCGAACATTGATTTTATAGCGCGGATAAATCGTTGAAACATAATACTTTCCTTTATTTTTAATGCCCTGTTATTACTATGAACTAAATTAACCGATTATTAGTGTATTTCAAGCAGTTAAAGCTCAAATGCCCTGCTGCCGTTTTTGTCAATCGTATGACTCACCAAATGCACCTCCTCGGGTTTAGCCTCGGCAATAGTCACTGCCCCGAATAATACATCGCTTGCAGCTTCTATTGTTGATGGCTTGTTCGTATAACCGGTCAATATTGTTTCACCTTTTGAGATTTTATCTCCAATTTTCTTTTTAAGTACAATTCCGGCCTGTGGGTCAACATTATCTTCCTTCTTTTTCCGGCCGGCTCCAAGTTCAACCGAAGCCATGCCGATTTCAAACGAATCCATTGCAGAAACATATCCGTCCCTCGCGGCTTTGATTTCAAATTCATACTCTGCTTGCGTGTATTTTTTGGGGAATTTAATCATCTCAACATCGCCACCCTGTTCTTCTACAATATCCAGCCATTTCTGAAAAGCCGCTCCATTTTCAATTTGCTGCCTGCTAATCTCAATTCCCCCGGAGATATCTTTGGCCTTACCGCCCAGGTAAATCATCGTTCCGGCAAGCAAGTGGGTAATCTCCATAATATCACTCGGTCCTTTTCCGTGCATCGCATCGATACATTCTTCTACTTCCAGCCAATTCCCAATTTTGAAACCTAACGGCTGATTCATATTAGTTACATAGGCAATGGTTTCTTTGTCAAACTGTGTCCCAATCCCAACTAATGCTTCTCCAAGCTTAATGGCATCTTTGGTATTCTTCATAAAGGCGCCGGAACCTGCTTTCACATCCAGAACAAGGGCATCAATGCCTTCAGCCAACTTCTTACTCATGATGCTGCCGGCAATCAATGGAATGGACTCTACCGTAGCGGTCACATCACGAAGGGCGTATAATCTTTTATCAGCAGGGGCAATTTCTTTGGTTTGTCCGGCCAGCACTAAATCGTGCTTACCGATAATTTCTTTGTAGCGGGCCAAATCCATATCAACGGTGAAGCCGGGTATGGATTCCAATTTATCCAGTGTGCCCCCGGTATGCCCTAATCCGCGACCTGAAATCATTGGAACGGGAACTCCTGCTGAGGCTACTATCGGGGCTAAAATCAGCGAGAGTTTATCTCCGACGCCACCCGTAGAATGTTTATCCACTTTTTTCCCGGAAACATGCGAAAGATCCACAATTTCCCCTGAATGCAACATCGATTCTGTCAAAGCAGCTGACTCATCATCATTTAGTCCATTCAGAAATGACGCCATCAAGAAAGCGCTCACTTGGTAGTCCGGGATCTCATCAGCGGTATACTGATCAATGAGATATTTAATTTC from Gracilimonas sp. harbors:
- a CDS encoding thymidine phosphorylase: MDSKYNIVSIIRKKRDGQTLLKEEIKYLIDQYTADEIPDYQVSAFLMASFLNGLNDDESAALTESMLHSGEIVDLSHVSGKKVDKHSTGGVGDKLSLILAPIVASAGVPVPMISGRGLGHTGGTLDKLESIPGFTVDMDLARYKEIIGKHDLVLAGQTKEIAPADKRLYALRDVTATVESIPLIAGSIMSKKLAEGIDALVLDVKAGSGAFMKNTKDAIKLGEALVGIGTQFDKETIAYVTNMNQPLGFKIGNWLEVEECIDAMHGKGPSDIMEITHLLAGTMIYLGGKAKDISGGIEISRQQIENGAAFQKWLDIVEEQGGDVEMIKFPKKYTQAEYEFEIKAARDGYVSAMDSFEIGMASVELGAGRKKKEDNVDPQAGIVLKKKIGDKISKGETILTGYTNKPSTIEAASDVLFGAVTIAEAKPEEVHLVSHTIDKNGSRAFEL